TACTTATGTATAATCCAATGCTTAAAGGTAGTGTTTCTTATATAAAGCTTGGACTAAATTCTTCCTTGTCATAATTACACCTATATCTTTCGGCAACTTACACTTTACACACTCAAAATTAAAGGAATTAGATTAAAGCCCAAACTTGGAATAAGACAATAACTGTCACTATTGAAGGATAAGAATTTGTTAgtggaaaattttaaattaaacgaAAGACGTGTATGTATGTATTACACTATTATGTGCAACCTTAATAGTATTCCAAATAAAGACACAATAAAACTATTTAGGTGTGACAATAGAGATCGGAGACAGTAGAAAAGAAGATAtgagaatgaaaacaatttaatAAGCTGAAAATTTATTTGcagttatttttttataaaattagtaataaaaaattattaaataatttaataaatttaactaatttaACTTCTAACTGTTATCGACCGTCAAATTTATATGAAAATAACTGCACATGAGTTTAAAAGCGACATTGGTTAAGTAGGGAAATGTCATAAAGGCACTAAGGGCCACACCAGGAGGCATGTCttgttattattgttgctattcaatccaaaataaaacACATGAAGGAGCATGCATGTGCTTATTGCTATTAAGTGAAAGTGAAAATCCATTGTGCAACCGAATACGTACAATAAATCTTTATAGCTTGATTGAGGCATCAATTGGAAGAAGACAAACAGCTACGTGAAACAATTAATTACTTTAGAGAAGGTCCTTATTAATCCTTATACAAGTGGTCTATTTTTCTTCATGTACTAATTAATTACACCTCATATCATCAAACGCTAAAATCAAATTGGCCGACACAAAGAATACTCGTTCACGTTGTTGTCTCTTgcaattcaaaaatattattacCTGTATATTAAAAGATAATTATCATANNNNNNNNNNNNNNNNNNNNNNNNNNNNNNNNNNNNNNNNNNNNNNNNNNNNNNNNNNNNNNNNNNNNNNNNNNNNNNNNNNNNNNNNNNNNNNNNNNNNNNNNNNNNNNNNNNNNNNNNNNNNNNNNNNNNNNNNNNNNNNNNNNNNNNNNNNNNNNNNNNNNNNNNNNNNNNNNNNNNNNNNNNNNNNNNNNNNNNNNNNNNNNNNNNNNNNNNNNNNNNNNNNNNNNNNNNNNNNNNNNNNNNNNNNNNNNNNNNNNNNNNNNNNNNNNNNNNNNNNNNNNNNNNNNNNNNNNNNNNNNNNNNNNNNNNNNNNNNNNNNNNNNNNNNNNNNNNNNNNNNNNNNNNNNNNNNNNNNNNNNNNNNNNNNNNNNNNNNNNNNNNNNNNNNNNNNNNNNNNNNNNNNNNNNNNNNNNNNNNNNNNNNNNNNNNNNNNNNNNNNNNNNNNNNNNNNNNNNNNNNNNNNNNNNNNNNNNNNNNNNNNNNNNNNNNNNNNNNNNNNNNNNNNNNNNNNNNNNNNNNNNNNNNNNNNNNNNNNNNNNNNNNNNNNNNNNNNNNNNNNNNNNNNNNNNNNNNNNNNNNNNNNNNNNNNNNNNNNNNNNNNNNNNNNNNNNNNNNNNNNNNNNNNNNNNNNNNNNNNNNNNNNNNNNNNNNNNNNNNNNNNNNNNNNNNNNNNNNNNNNNNNNNNNNNNNNNNNNNNNNNNNNNNNNNNNNNNNNNNNNNNNNNNNNNNNNNNNNNNNNNNNNNNNNNNNNNNNNNNNNNNNNNNNNNNNNNNNNNNNNNNNNNNNNNNNNNNNNNNNNNNNNNNNNNNNNNNNNNNNNNNNNNNNNNNNNNNNNNNNNNNNNNNNNNNNNNNNNNNNNNNNNNNNNNNNNNNNNNNNNNNNNNNNNNNNNNNNNNNNNNNNNNNNNNNNNNNNNNNNNNNNNNNNNNNNNNNNNNNNNNNNNNNNNNNNNNNNNNNNNNNNNNNNNNNNNNNNNNNNNNNNNNNNNNNNNNNNNNNNNNNNNNNNNNNNNNNNNNNNNNNNNNNNNNNNNNNNNNNNNNNNNNNNNNNNNNNNNNNNNNNNNNNNNNNNNNNNNNNNNNNNNNNNNNNNNNNNNNNNNNNNNNNNNNNNNNNNNNNNNNNNNNNNNNNNNNNNNNNNNNNNNNNNNNNNNNNNNNNNNNNNNNNNNNNNNNNNNNNNNNNNNNNNNNNNNNNNNNNNNNNNNNNNNNNNNNNNNNNNNNNNNNNNNNNNNNNNNNNNNNNNNNNNNNNNNNNNNNNNNNNNNNNNNNNNNNNNNNNNNNNNNNNNNNNNNNNNNNNNNNNNNNNNNNNNNNNNNNNNNNNNNNNNNNNNNNNNNNNNNNNNNNNNNNNNNNNNNNNNNNNNNNNNNNNNNNNNNNNNNNNNNNNNNNNNNNNNNNNNNNNNNNNNNNNNNNNNNNNNNNNNNNNNNNNNNNNNNNNNNNNNNNNNNNNNNNNNNNNNNNNNNNNNNNNNNNNNNNNNNNNNNNNNNNNNNNNNNNNNNNNNNNNNNNNNNNNNNNNNNNNNNNNNNNNNNNNNNNNNNNNNNNNNNNNNNNNNNNNNNNNNNNNNNNNNNNNNNNNNNNNNNNNNNNNNNNNNNNNNNNNNNNNNNNNNNNNNNNNNNNNNNNNNNNNNNNNNNNNNNNNNNNNNNNNNNNNNNNNNNNNNNNNNNNNNNNNNNNNNNNNNNNNNNNNNNNNNNNNNNNNNNNNNNNNNNNNNNNNNNNNNNNNNNNNNNNNNNNNNNNNNNNNNNNNNNNNNNNNNNNNNNNNNNNNNNNNNNNNNNNNNNNNNNNNNNNNNNNNNNNNNNNNNNNNNNNNNNNNNNNNNNNNNNNNNNNNNNNNNNNNNNNNNNNNNNNNNNNNNNNNNNNNNNNNNNNNNNNNNNNNNNNNNNNNNNNNNNNNNNNNNNNNNNNNNNNNNNNNNNNNNNNNNNNNNNNNNNNNNNNNNNNNNNNNNNNNNNNNNNNNNNNNNNNNNNNNNNNNNNNNNNNNNNNNNNNNNNNNNNNNNNNNNNNNNNNNNNNNNNNNNNNNNNNNNNNNNNNNNNNNNNNNNNNNNNNNNNNNNNNNNNNNNNNNNNNNNNNNNNNNNNNNNNNNNNNNNNNNNNNNNNNNNNNNNNNNNNNNNNNNNNNNNNNNNNNNNNNNNNNNNNNNNNNNNNNNNNNNNNNNNNNNNNNNNNNNNNNNNNNNNNNNNNNNNNNNNNNNNNNNNNNNNNNNNNNNNNNNNNNNNNNNNNNNNNNNNNNNNNNNNNNNNNNNNNNNNNNNNNNNNNNNNNNNNNNNNNNNNNNNNNNNNNNNNNNatcatatatttatatatttttaatatatattttataatatgacGAAATTTGTGATGTAATATAATTGCTTTCAATTTTCCACTGAAGACCTTAATCTCCGCATAATAGACAAGGGAGTGAAGGTGACACTATATATAGCATTTGTCACTACCTTAGCAGTTAGCACCACAACTAAGACTCCACATATTTTTTCATACATTCAAATAAAGAAAATTCCAcactttgacaaaaaaaaataatgaatgattgagattttttattttctataccACCGtaccactttttttttattttcgcaaTTTTGTAGTAATTTGTCCTCTTATCATAACTGCACGTTTCCTccgattatttttttgttttttcccctCAAAATATATAAAAACCGTGTATAAATAAGAGAGGACAATAATAATCCACGAACTCAACCTTGATTTCTCCATAATTGGCTCTCTGCTTGAATTGAAATGATACTACAAATCTATCTCTCAATTTTTAATGTTACACCAGCTGCCATATAATATGTtcattattattttgataagtatGTTAATCAACCAACTTAACATAAAGATAGAAGCACCTTAAGAAGAGGGATTATTGCACATCATAAGCTTCTAGAGAGAACATGCTTGAGCACATgcttttagaattaaaataagTGGATCCTGATAATAATACTTTCTTCTGAAAAGAGAGATGCCTActttgaaaagaagaagaaaagagagatgCCTTTAGTCCTTTAATATATAGTGTATGCTTTTTCCAGTTGTCTTAAAATTCTATTCCATATATATTAATAACAACCCGACTTTATAAATGAAGATCAAACCTATTTTGTCATCATATCAGTTTCTTAAATTGGGGTTAATCTGTATAGAACGTACTTGAAGTTCAAATTGTTTAATTTGCACTTGTTAATTAACCATATCATGCATGATAATAAGATTTGATTCGTTGATATTAATCTTATACCATAAAAGAGACAACATTTCCAAATTGTCTCTATGTACATGACGAAGAAAAttgaattaattaatattatataaCTCTAATTGCATTATATACTGTATACTACTTAATTACTATATACTTTGTTAAGTAGACAATTGTTTTtgtgaacaatgtgaacaataaattctaaaattggtctaataaaataaaaacagatTATCTACCTCCCAAATTATttacctaaattttaatattaggataaccatccacacacctaataaattgaacatctgatatatcaattgttcacattgtttaatattttcattatctATCTATATTTTTTCTATGGGTCATAATTTTGCATTGTAACGCCGTTTTTCACGTTTCCCCCGTTACGTTATTTTCTATATACAGAGATTTGAGATTTACAGATTTAAAAAAGAATAACTATTAACTACCCCTATCTATGACGCGCCACCACCACTCAGAAATCAGAATTCTCCCCACGAAACATTCTTCCGGTGAAGCTCGCAAGAAGGCGACTGCGGAGCCTTCAACCTCTGGAAGTAATCCCTTACGTCCACTCCGCCAGCGGCACCGCCACCAGTCAGTTTCTCCGTGAAGTGGGCTTCATCATCTCTGGATGGAATAAACGGCGGCCTCATGACCACCTCCGCCGTCAGGAGGTCCCACTTGAGACCTCTGAAAAACTCATGGTCTTTGATCTCATCGGCTCCACGTACGGAACCCAACCTTCTAGAAGGTTCCTTCTCCAGCAACCGCGAGATCAAATCCGTCAACACCGTCTGCTTCCCGATGAACTCAGGCTTCTTCATCAACACGTTCCGAAACGTCTCCTTTCTGTTCTTCCCCTTAAACGGCGTCCTTCCGTACAGCATCTCGTACGTCAGCACCCCTAGGGCCCACCAATCAACGGCGAACTCGTGACCATCCCCGTGAACCACCTCCGGAGCCACGTACTCCTCCGTACCGACGAAGGAGTTCGACCTTTCTCCGGCGGAAAAACTCGGCCTGCGGCGACTAACAGGACTGACTCGCGCGGACTTAGGCTTCTTCAGTCCTTTTTGGCTCTGGTGGTGACACGTGTCATGTTTTCTGTTAGAGGCCTTGGGATCAGTTATGAGATTTGTTATTGTAACCGTTTTCGGTTTGGGAAGAGTGAGGTTGCGTGAGAGGTCGAAATCAGTTAGGGTGACGTGGCCGGTTTGTTGGATGAGGACGTTTTCAGGTTTGAGGTCGCGGTAGGCGATGCCGATGGAGTGGAGGTGGTCGAGAGCGCAGAGGATCTCGGCCACGTAGAAGCGGATGACGGCGGGGGAGAAGACGCGGTCCACTTGGCGGTGGCGGAGGACGTTGAGGTCGCCGCCGGGGCAGTAAGGGACGCCCCAGCCAAGCAAGTGGTCTGTTTCGAAGGTGCCGAGGAGCGAAGGGAGGAAGGGGTGGGAGAGGCGGGACAGCACTTGGGTTTCCCAGCGGGCACGGCGGTCGGAGTCTGGCTTTGCGTCAACGGAGGACTTGTCGACCACCTTGAGAGCAAGATAGGTGGCGGTGGTTGTGTGTTGGACGAGGAAGACGGTGCCCATGGCGCCTCTGCCTAGAATTTTGAGTGCTTTGAGGTTGTCGAGATCGAATTCCGGCGAGGCTGGACACGTCATGTTATGTTATGTTGTTTGTGTTTGACGAGAGAGTGACCTGAGTGGGAGTGGGAAGAGGTGCATATCATTTCATTGTTCAGATTTGGTTTTTATATCCATGGAAAAATGTTAGGTGtaatgtagaaaaaaaaaagttaaaagatTGATTGGTGATAATAATTCAAGAGGGATTGCTATAGTgcttaaaaaatatctttaatttattaaaaagaattaaaaataaataatttttaaatatttaaaatttattataaaaaaataaattaaacaacaatTTAACACTAAATAATAGTCTTAgctctttattttaaattgaaaattgactaatttaaatataaaagaaaaataataaaaactaacattTTTCATACATAAAACTAGTACTAGTGTGTCCTTAGCTACAAATATAATCATATGAAGTTCAATAAGACCCATGGTTGCATGAAAGGAAGGAGGCAGCTTGATTATATTGCAGAAGAGATGAGAAAGGATAGAAATGAGAGGGTCACACGTGTGAGATAGACATAGATAATCAAAGACTAATATGATACTACACTATTCTTTATTTGTAGTATATGTAGTGCCAAACAAAATGACAAAAATGAATTTGATCATATGGTTATCACATGGGGCACCCCCTATTCTAAGGAGAACGTGAATGTGCACCGTATATAATTATATGTTCTTGCTTCATGTTGAAACCTTGCATTGTCACCATGTTTGATATGGCAATATCTTATTTTAGGTAGTATTTAATTATTGTCTTTTTTATAAGACAGCGGAGATAC
The DNA window shown above is from Arachis ipaensis cultivar K30076 chromosome B08, Araip1.1, whole genome shotgun sequence and carries:
- the LOC107614282 gene encoding serine/threonine-protein kinase UCNL, whose product is MTCPASPEFDLDNLKALKILGRGAMGTVFLVQHTTTATYLALKVVDKSSVDAKPDSDRRARWETQVLSRLSHPFLPSLLGTFETDHLLGWGVPYCPGGDLNVLRHRQVDRVFSPAVIRFYVAEILCALDHLHSIGIAYRDLKPENVLIQQTGHVTLTDFDLSRNLTLPKPKTVTITNLITDPKASNRKHDTCHHQSQKGLKKPKSARVSPVSRRRPSFSAGERSNSFVGTEEYVAPEVVHGDGHEFAVDWWALGVLTYEMLYGRTPFKGKNRKETFRNVLMKKPEFIGKQTVLTDLISRLLEKEPSRRLGSVRGADEIKDHEFFRGLKWDLLTAEVVMRPPFIPSRDDEAHFTEKLTGGGAAGGVDVRDYFQRLKAPQSPSCELHRKNVSWGEF